One Drosophila virilis strain 15010-1051.87 chromosome 5, Dvir_AGI_RSII-ME, whole genome shotgun sequence DNA window includes the following coding sequences:
- the LOC6626141 gene encoding helicase ARIP4 has translation MEDENQPMVPVPTIIKNEEIQNACSSSNAINYESPIMLLSDSDVTSTKQAFDPRERISEMSTVLNSNINDECVTASASNDLKQTSVVSPHGHKRKNAVSKDESTSNKKGLMTTAEEKKTNYLRRNIRDVMNENNLDTTTLAAQREESERLARVAGQQKSMREIRKQEVHKNIFRILNFEDSNQVNCGSQPTPPFMNTSNSVGLPDDDLASVTCDESNSSLSCSIEDVLDKETCTEPSNEVVTIDDSSDDDCILLSEEEDDLIESDDATNSGMHVKDLYNIPDENGRVVVNIAHPEGEETLYLAPQIAKVIKPHQIGGVRFLYDNIIESTRRFKKSSGFGCILAHSMGLGKTLQVVSFCDIFLRHTSAKTVLCVMPINTLQNWLSEFNMWIPRQSADLNVRPRNFDIFVLNDQQKNLTARAKVILNWVHKGGVLLIGYELFRLLALKLVSTRKKRGNKNSQINDMHDSSKDLMNLVYEALVKPGPDLVICDEGHRIKNSHAGISLALKQIRTRRRIVLTGYPLQNNLLEYWCMVDFVRPNYLGTRTEFCNMFERPIQNGQCVDSTPDDIKLMRYRAHVLHSLLLGFVQRRSHTVLQCTLPPKLEYVILVRMTPFQRKLYDTFMTDVVRKKAFPNPLKAFAVCCKIWNHPDVLYNFLKKCETDLDLEIEIEESTKSTTSPVIDSNFCATDKVEPIIAQQTKNGAYDRVPSSSDINKIYSNKSCGNYCTDKEDQLNFGTYSSEGKGNYWLDSSIPSKPSYIEVIKQTDSSMAKEFETITGSSEIVDLDTNEIKTVERNIHPTPLNQQQNVEGAKINSSENNNSSKQSIGNIINDTNRKTIKPKRNEEFSCSWALDIMKNYISGQISSSPKMEIFFCIMKESIFQGDRILLFSQSLLTLNLIEGFLKSSYVPCSTNFWMRNSSYFRLDGSTSSQERERLVNEFNANRNIKLFLISTRAGSLGINLTGANRVIIFDASWNPCHDTQAVYRIYRYGQTKPCYVYRIVMDKCLEKKIYDRQIKKQGMSDRIVDECNPEAHLSMRDITNLCHDYSSDGDPIDSDGQKSNEPTTQNNDIDKLSTADKKKDEKFLPTTSHMDPIVNKIVEFHANCITRDPFLHESLLVDQKDRKLSQAEKRQAHRSYELEKKASVNQKFAYASGKMQYKILNSDGTIITRPVASIKPIQTKKNNPVSGGRSTRWIPAEVWQRQGMTAQEMTLPLDVVIPTNSSEKSNIILKAGQRVMVLKSAKGIYMQLDSGKIIAIRTTSKRADEEKTNKEDVIDITSDCDTDVAKPTTPEQEKPVETSTARKTNDVNNTECLPVEPSDPPLTRTGVLDDLQQNKTQILQNNNEIESLNSMPASLHQMHNDLEYHKQQPYKHEAQLPIVEPYSSSANIQSSAIHQPPVASNNDLPEESYFSSKNVPHTFTPQYYNYYDNKNTPSTANYHINNYAPYGHFNFAPYHSNFHSPAGYSGSSGSYINSNVFPRQPWNSVGSHQSNNESIRQQQYMGSPYSINEWSSQ, from the exons ATGGAGGATGAAAATCAGCCAATGGTTCCGGTTccaacaataattaaaaatgaagaaaTACAGAATGCATGTTCGAGCTCAAATGCTATTAATTATGAATCACCTATAATGTTGTTAAGTGATTCAGATGTGACTTCAACCAAACAAGCTTTCGATCCTAGGGAGAGAATTAGTGAAATGTCCACAGTATTAAACTCTAACATTAATGATGAATGTGTCACTGCATCAGCATCAAATGATTTGAAACAAACTTCAGTTGTTTCACCCCATGGACATAAACGTAAAAATGCGGTATCGAAGGATGAAAGTACAAGCAATAAAAAAGGCTTGATGACAACAgccgaagaaaaaaaaacgaattatcTCAGGAGAAATATAAGAGATGTGAtgaatgaaaacaatttagaTACAACAACTCTAGCGGCTCAAAGAGAGGAGTCCGAACGTTTAGCTCGAGTTGCCGGACAGCAAAAATCAATGCGTGAAATAAGAAAACAAGAAgttcacaaaaatatttttcgcattttaaattttgaggaCTCAAATCAAGTTAACTGTGGCTCCCAACCAACCCCCCCTTTTATGAATACTAGTAATAGTGTTGGCCTACCCGACGATGACTTGGCTTCAGTAACTTGTGATGAATCAAATAGTAGTTTAAGTTGCAGTATTGAGGATGTACTAGATAAAGAAACTTGTACCGAACCCTCAAATGAAGTAGTTACAATTGACGATAGTTCAGATGACGATTGTATATTACTGTCGGAAGAAGAGGATGATTTGATTGAAAGTGACGATGCAACAAACAGTGGCATGCATGTCAAAGATCTGTATAATATTCCTGATGAAAATGGCCGTGTAGTTGTAAATATTGCGCATCCTGAAGGAGAAGAAACATTGTATTTAGCTCCTCAGATAGCTAAAGTTATAAAACCCCATCAAATTGGCGGAGTACGATTTTTATATGACAATATAATTGAATCTACACGAAGATTTAAAAAATCGAGCGGATTTGGATGTATACTTGCGCATTCAATGGGACTAGGCAAAACTCTACAAGTTGTTTCCTTCTGTGATATATTTTTAAGGCACACATCCGCAAAGACGGTTTTATGCGTAATGCCAATTAATACATTACAAAATTGGTTAAGTGAATTTAACATGTGGATTCCTCGCCAATCTGCAGATTTAAACGTGCGTCCCCgaaattttgacatttttgtaCTAAACGATCAACAAAAGAACCTTACTGCTCGAGCAAAGGTTATTTTAAATTGGGTGCACAAAGGGGGGGTACTTTTGATCGGATATGAATTATTCCGATTATTGGCATTAAAACTAGTTTCTACACGTAAGAAAAGAGGCAACAAAAACTCGCAAATAAATGATATGCACGATTCTAGCAAAGATCTAATGAATTTGGTGTATGAAGCTTTGGTAAAACCTGGACCGGATTTAGTAATTTGCGATGAAGGCCACCGAATAAAAAATTCCCATGCTGGTATATCCCTTGCCTTAAAGCAAATACGAACTCGTCGACGTATAGTTTTAACCGGATATCCCTTGCAAAACAACTTGTTGGAATACTGGTGTATGGTGGATTTTGTACGACCTAATTATTTGGGAACAAGAACAGAGTTTTGTAACATGTTTGAGAGACCTATACAAAATGGTCAATGTGTGGACTCAACACCGGATGATATAAAGCTAATGAGATACAGGGCTCACGTTCTTCATTCTCTACTTTTGGGTTTTGTTCAACGGCGCTCACATACTGTGTTACAATGCACTCTGCCACCAAAATTAGAATATGTTATTCTGGTTCGAATGACTCCATTTCAACGGAAACTTTACGATACCTTTATGACCGATGTGGTGAGAAAAAAAGCATTTCCTAATCCATTAAAAGCATTTGCTGTGTGTTGTAAGATTTGGAATCATCCGGATGTTTTATATAACtttcttaaaaaatgtgaGACTGATTTAGATTTAGAAATTGAAATAGAAGAATCTACTAAGAGCACTACAAGCCCAGTCATCGATTCAAATTTTTGCGCAACCGATAAAGTTGAACCAATAATCGCTCAACAAACTAAGAATGGAGCCTATGACCGTGTACCTTCAAGCTcggatataaataaaatctacTCTAATAAAAG TTGTGGCAATTACTGTACGGACAAAGAGgatcaacttaattttggaacTTACAGCTCCGAAGGGAAAGGCAATTATTGGTTGGATTCCAGTATACCGTCTAAACCGAGTTATATTGAAGTTATAAAACAAACTGATTCGAGCATGGCAAAAGAATTTGAAACTATTACTGGCTCCTCCGAAATAGTCGACCTTGatacaaatgaaataaaaacagtTGAAAGGAATATTCACCCAACTCCACTTAATCAACAGCAAAATGTTGAAGGAgctaaaataaattcaagtgAAAATAACAATTCAAGTAAACAGAGCATTGGCAATATAATAAATGacacaaatagaaaaacaattaagcCTAAAAGAAATGAAGAGTTTTCATGCTCTTGGGCGCTGGACATTATGAAAAACTACATATCTGGTCAAATATCAAGTTCACcaaaaatggaaatatttttCTGCATCATGAAAGAGAGCATATTTCAAGGTGATCGAATATTGTTATTCAGCCAAAGCCTGTTGACATTAAATCTAATTGAAGGGTTCCTTAAATCAAGTTATGTACCATGCAGTACAAACTTTTGGATGCGAAACAGTTCTTATTTTC gcTTAGATGGCTCGACTTCATCGCAAGAAAGAGAAAGGCTCGTCAATGAATTTAACGCAAATCGTAATATTAAACTGTTCCTAATCTCTACAAGAGCGGGATCCTTGGGTATTAACTTGACTGGCGCCAATCGAGTTATAATATTTGATGCCAGTTGGAATCCTTGCCATGACACTCAAGCAGTATACAGAATTTATAG GTATGGGCAAACAAAGCCGTGTTATGTGTACAGAATTGTAATGGATAAATgcctagaaaaaaaaatatatgacagacaaattaaaaagcaaggAATGTCTGATAGAATTGTTGATGAGTGCAATCCGGAGGCGCATTTGTCTATGAGAGATATAACAAATCTGTGTCACGATTACAGCTCAGATGGTGATCCTATTGACAGTGACGGTCAGAAGTCTAATGAACCAACTACTCAAAATAATGATATCGATAAGCTTTCTACggcagataaaaaaaaagatgaaaaatTTCTTCCAACAACGAGTCATATGGATCcaattgttaataaaattgttgaattCCATGCGAACTGTATAACAAGAGATCCTTTTCTGCATGAAAGCTTATTAGTTGATCAAAAAGATAGGAAGCTATCACAAGCTGAAAAAAGACAGGCCCATAGAAGCTATGAACTTGAAAAGAAAGCGTCTGTTAATCAAAAATTTGCATACGCCTCAGGAAAAATGCAGTACAAAATTTTAAACTCTGATGGTACTATTATCACGCGACCAGTGGCTTCG atAAAACCGATAcagaccaaaaaaaataaccctGTTAGTGGAGGTCGATCGACCCGTTGGATACCTGCCGAAGTGTGGCAAAGACAAGGAATGACTGCTCAAGAAATGACGTTACCCCTTG ATGTTGTCATACCTACTAATTCATCGGAAAAATCGAATATAATACTCAAGGCCGGCCAAAGAGTTATGGTGTTAAAATCAGCGaaaggaatatatatgcaattagATAGTGGAAAAATTATCGCAATCAGAACAACATCCAAGCGCGCAgatgaagaaaaaaccaacaaagaaGACGTTATTGACATAACATCAGACTGCGATACGGATGTTGCAAAACCTACAACGCCAGAGCAAG AGAAACCCGTGGAAACATCAACTGCgcgaaaaacaaatgatgtcAATAACACGGAGTGTTTACCAGTCGAACCGTCTGATCCACCCTTAACTAGAACAGGCGTCTTAGATGATCTACAGCaaaataaaactcaaattttgcaaaataataatgaaattgaAAGTTTAAACAGCATGCCAGCAAGTCTGCACCAGATGCATAATGACTTGGAGTACCATAAGCAGCAACCGTACAAGCATGAAGCACAGTTACCTATTGTCGAACCTTATAGTAGTTCTGCTAATATTCAGTCGAGTGCAATACATCAACCGCCTGTAGCTTCTAATAACGATTTGCCGGAAGAATCATATTTTTCAAGTAAAAATGTTCCACACACGTTCACACCCCAATATTATAATTACTACGACAATAAGAATACACCCTCAACAGCCAACTATCACATTAATAATTATGCCCCTTATGGACATTTTAATTTCGCTCC
- the p120ctn gene encoding catenin delta-2 yields the protein MNPQQNSNLEQSLVTEAGHIQAQYSAFQNFEQYTAAGYTNAPLYISKPTGIGAITRIAPHCSAIGSQSKIETAPQEVAMPGMEGHTLVPTVRYIQTPQFDEAGDFGIPVLPPCGLEPHYTDEPSMPYGYTSDANYGLPGVSANIKQFASRPFDNNLNGSESAIDSQCRSFESQGDFKLVPFATNSLNTVPPRVAEKEDFIGGSDSDLCSTMRWRDPNLSEVISFLSNPNNAIKANAAAYLQHLCYMDDPNKQRTRTLGGIPPLIRLLSYDAPDIHKNACGALRNLSYGRQNDENKRAIKNAGGIEALVHLLCRSQETEVKELVTGVLWNMSSCEDIKRSIIDEALAAIVCNVIKPHSGWDPICCGETCFSTVFRNASGVLRNVSSAGEHARECLRNCEHLVESLLYVVRSSIEKNNIGNKTVENCVCILRNLSYRCQEVEDPNYDKHPFIIQERAVPSSSKGENLGCFGTSKKKKDLALNESQQDYIFSTEYSKNSGTTNKTNKGYEQLWQPEVVQFYLSLLQSCSNPETLEAAAGAIQNLSACYWQPSIDIRATVRKEKGLPILVELLRMEVDRVVCAVATALRNLAIDQRNKELIGKYAMRDLVQKLPSGNAQHDQNTSDDTITAVLATINEVIKKNPEFARSLLDAGGVDRLMNITRRKEQYTTCVIKFASQVLYTMWQHHELREVYKKNGWKEQDFVNKHFAAHSTPPSSPNNANNTLNRPMASQGRTRYEDRTIQRAQNSSYRNKDGTGAVMSSNDSALLSEMVRKQL from the exons ATGAATCCtcaacaaaattcaaatttggaGCAGTCATTGGTAACGGAAGCGGGTCATATACAGGCCCAATATTCTGCTTTTCAAAACTTTGAGCAATACACCGCTGCCGGATATACAAATGCACcattatatatttcaaagcCAACTGGTATTGGAGCTATCACGCGTATAGCTCCTCATTGCTCTGCAATTGGATCTCAAAGTAAAATAGAAACAGCTCCACAAGAAGTGGCTATGCCCGGTATGGAAGGCCATACATTAGTTCCAACCGTAAGATACATACAAACACCACAGTTTGATGAAGCAGGTGATTTTGGTATACCTGTCTTACCACCGTGTGGGCTAGAACCTCATTATACAGACGAACCATCTATGCCATATGGTTATACTTCAGATGCCAATTATGGATTGCCCGGTGTAAGTGCAAATATCAAGCAATTTGCTTCGAGACCATTCGACAATAACCTTAATGGATCTGAATCAGCTATAGATTCTCAATGTAGATCTTTTGAGAGTCAAGGCGATTTCAAATTAGTACCATTTGCCACAAATTCACTTAACACTGTTCCACCCAGAGTCGCAGAGAAAGAGGATTTCATTGGTGGATCGGACAGTGATCTTTGTTCAACAATGAGATGGCGTGACCCAAACCTTTCAGAAGTAATAAGCTTTCTAAGTAATCCTAATAATGCTATAAAAGCGAATGCTGCTGCATACCTTCAACATTTATGTTATATGGATGATCCAAATAAGCAGCGTACAAGAACTCTGGGAGGAATACCACCATTAATTCGATTATTATCATATGATGCGCCAGATATTCATAA aaatgcTTGTGGGGCATTACGTAATTTATCATATGGTAGACagaatgatgaaaataaaCGAGCAATAAAAAATGCCGGAGGAATAGAAGCTTTGGTACACCTTCTTTGCCGGTCTCAAGAAACTGAGGTAAAAGAGTTGGTAACTGGAGTTTTATGGAATATGTCTTCCTGTGAAGACATTAAACGGTCAATTATTGATGAGGCGCTGGCTGCTATAGTATGTAACGTTATTAAACCCCACTCGGGCTGGGATCCTATCTGTTGCGGGGAAACATGCTTTTCGACAGTATTTCGAAATGCGTCTGGTGTTTTGCGAAATGTCAGTTCTGCTGGAGAGCACGCACGAGAATGCCTTCGTAATTGTGAGCACTTGGTTGAATCTCTTCTCTACGTTGTTCGATCTTCCattgaaaaaaacaacataggAAATAAAACAGTAGAAAACTGTGTCTGCATTCTTCGCAATCTCTCGTATAGATGCCAAGAAGTCGAAGATCCAAATTATGATAAGCATCCTTTTATTATTCAAGAAAGGGCTGTTCCGTCATCTTCAAAAG gTGAAAATTTGGGATGCTTTGGGAcaagtaaaaaaaagaaggattTGGCATTAAATGAGTCGCAACAGGACTACATATTTTCCACGGAATATTCAAAGAATTCAGGAACAAcgaataaaacaaacaaaggaTATGAGCAGTTGTGGCAACCTGAAGTGGTGCAATTTTATCTTTCCTTACTGCAAAGTTGTTCAAACCCAGAAACTCTTGAGGCCGCTGCTGGAGCAATTCAAAATTTGTCAGCTTGTTACTGGCAACCAAGCATTGATATTCGAGCTACTGTGCGCAAAGAAAAAGGGCTTCCGATACTTGTAGAACTTTTACGAATGGAAGTTGATCGTGTCGTTTGCGCTGTTGCCACAGCACTGCGCAACCTTGCTATTGACCAACGAAATAAAGAATTGATCGGCAAGTATGCTATGCGCGATTTGGTTCAAAAACTTCCGTCTGGGAATGCTCAACACGACCAAAATACATCAGATGATACCATCACAGCAGTATTGGCAACCATTAATGaagtcattaaaaaaaatccagAGTTCGCGCGTTCTCTTTTAGATGCAGGTGGTGTAGATAGACTAATGAATATAACAAGACGTAAAGAACAATATACTACGTGTGTTATAAAGTTTGCTAGTCAAGTTTTGTACACAATGTGGCAGCACCACGAACTGCGTGaagtatataagaaaaatggATGGAAGGAGCAGGATTTTGTCAATAAACACTTTGCAGCTCACAGCACCCCACCAAGCTCACCAAATAATGCAAACAATACGCTAAACAGACCAATGGCATCTCAGGGAAGAACGCGTTACGAGGATAGAACAATTCAACGTGCCCAGAATTCATCATATAGAAATAAAGATGGAACTGGAGCTGTCATGTCCAGCAACGATTCAGCATTGTTGTCAGAAATGGTTCGAAAACAATTATAA
- the tsr gene encoding cofilin/actin-depolymerizing factor homolog — MASGVTVSDVCKTTYEEIKKDKKHRYVIFYIRDEKQIDVETVGDRNSEYDQFLEDIQKCGPGECRYGLFDFEYMHQCQGTSESSKKQKLFLMSWCPDTAKVKKKMLYSSSFDALKKSLVGVQKYIQATDLSEASREAVEEKLRATDRQ; from the exons ATG GCTTCTGGAGTAACTGTGTCGGATGTATGCAAAACAACATACGAGGAAATAAAGAAGGATAAAAAGCACCGTTATGTTATTTTCTACATTCGCGATGAAAAACAGATCGACGTTGAAACTGTTGGAGATCGGAATAGCGAATACGACCAGTTTCTAGAAGATATTCAGAAGTGTGGTCCAGGAGAATGCCG aTATGGTCTCtttgattttgaatatatgcaCCAATGCCAAGGCACGTCAGAGAGCTCAAAGAAACAAAAGTTGTTCCTTATGTCATGGTGTCCTGATACTGCAAag GTTAAGAAGAAGATGTTGTACTCTAGCTCTTTTGATGCATTAAAAAAATCTTTGGTGGGGGTCCAAAAGTATATACAAGCTACTGATTTGTCAGAAGCATCTCGTGAGGCTGTAGAGGAAAAGCTTCGTGCTACTGATCGCCAGTAG
- the RpL38 gene encoding large ribosomal subunit protein eL38 yields MPREIKEVKDFLNKARRTDARAVKIKKNPTNTKFKIRCSRFLYTLVVQDKEKADKIKQSLPPGLQVKEVK; encoded by the coding sequence ATGCCGCGTGAAATCAAAGAAGTTAAGGATTTTTTGAACAAGGCTCGCCGCACCGATGCCCGTGCTGTCAAAATAAAGAAGAACCCTACAAATACCAAGTTCAAGATTCGTTGCTCACGTTTTCTTTACACACTTGTGGTACAAGACAAAGAGAAGGCAGATAAAATCAAGCAATCGTTACCACCAGGCTTGCAAGTGAAGGAAGTTAAATAA